From Acropora muricata isolate sample 2 unplaced genomic scaffold, ASM3666990v1 scaffold_713, whole genome shotgun sequence, the proteins below share one genomic window:
- the LOC136906628 gene encoding mediator of RNA polymerase II transcription subunit 14-like isoform X3 — MSSKMAPTDGQVVGSTKINLSMLIDFLLQKTYHELTVLSELLPRKSDIERKIEIVQFASRTRQQFVRLLALVKWAASAERVDKYQAMSTILDKQSMLFIDTADMLARMSRESLVKARLPTFCLPAAVDVLTGGTYPRLPTCIRDKIVPADPITSSEKTKTLRRLDQVIQHRLVTSKLPSEMGSMIVANGRVKFKVEHEFEVMLTLMGDESTIPWRVLQIDFLVQDMETGDGKSLVHTLQTQYIHQLVQSRMFVEEDPLVDLYKCLHSFCLSLQLQVLHFQAKQLIRERWGENVRIEEYSIGKKLVISYWRSKGQQRQKTVYKMTICGDATDSPNCLCVQHFPALPSEFMVESISKVTPGDLYIEKLLTHTIKAQSNVKLKELLKLVSKDSSFGSQVTTDGTSPSLAIQVSPNPTPAEIIIVAVGKRTGCFQVSLGNGQESGICAELGNALESHVAQFVSVLNDARCQLYVQRYLRSTLQLPVTVSLSLPVVNSSEHTRLAQLSRHKLFVRFRHYPNYCLVVEVCFEEGSKDVSTKYHLLQIKPSFGEDTTHPITSTDSASDNQQAKRVEVKKEGRKSQERSRPSCEGTWNTVTEVSQKRRPLFVTAGHMVTLDPKKLTDFAGTPLSGMLWENEEGAKRKRSLESAEKENHLVKRQKTTTDVLEDGRNNSSYVPTFGHMVSICHSRIPFIQLREELGRHRIIYQGLTSEAGVGLALRLSNLPLPKDCDPTLVSSLQPSVLDCVLRFPGESHRTCLMEMIIDNCPLEGMFVSEKDRTRHVLFEYSAEQNTEYKGEDAGENWARSVVNKLLNDWCSVCKLYQHASELDVFLNDSQSHFRHMCRVYSYNYKQLTLQYDPDKQSLVTFEWSIAQSQFVLTFGYCGSSLSANPHCITGKQLQQEFNKHQSLPYIVQILHNTFRPLAAIAKFSTKPLLGVIPNRPNIAFRKFAVLPQSSTLLLLIFRNCYALEICFRGKNLVAIRDASHSIADPSKTKPGFLPIQNLKTFLQLYVDEVAKVGGITSRHASTADNEDPPSPITMETDTSVIEPQFMSPQSMPSGPNLGASPIISRTSPQASSTSVNVPSPFSASPSLSSPGNIYGVGSPGPWPMSPQFSTTGQTAKYRPSPSSQTSSGSGLKQPTTPPRPLTARTWASTTPTILSHAAFSKLCAPNPVSSTSRRGLPVMVSSLEKFLCCIYLKRHLMRVIQNEELLSLVRNELSCVMFKVTPPSSSIQPCTNLQYVVNLDTTLTALRLSVKPPHGQEASWKDELATLERFFETRVIRAPYKASAISTFVRLLGAPPNILRDCIKIMKLEMNHDPTKLKWRVEWCLSIPPNAPEILGRGGPAVVLKAKMLFFIQLSKPIPLSPCGEEQVVVVPILHEIQNNTVQQAEVAQGSTASSSEISTNAAIVSATLKRWNEMTPRTGECTIFPAVLELARNLDIPS; from the exons ATGAGTTCCAAAATGGCGCCCACCGATGGTCAAGTTGTAGGGAGCACGAAAATCAATCTCTCTATGTTAATAGATTTTCTTCTTCAGAAGACTTACCACGAACTTACTGTGTTATCGGAATT ATTGCCAAGGAAGTCCGATATAGAGAG gaaaattgaaattgtgcaATTTGCTAGCCGAACCCGTCAACAGTTTGTGCGCCTTTTGGCATTGGTAAAATGGGCAGCAAGTGCAGAACGAGTTGACAAATATCAG GCCATGTCAACAATTTTGGATAAGCAATCCATGTTATTTATAGATACTGCCGATATGCTGGCTAGAATGTCAAGGGAGAGTTTGGTCAAGGCAAG GTTACCAACATTTTGTTTACCAGCAGCAGTTGATGTCCTCACTGGAGGAACTTATCCTAGACTTCCTACATGCATCAGG GATAAAATTGTGCCTGCAGATCCAATTACCTCTTCTGAAAAGACTAAAACTTTACGGAGACTGGATCAGGTCATACAACATCGACTGGTGACTTCTAAGCTACCTTCAGAGATGGGAAGTATGATTGTTG CTAATGGCAGGGTAAAATTCAAAGTGGAGCATGAATTTGAG GTTATGCTAACACTTATGGGGGATGAATCCACAATTCCATGGAGGGTTTTACAAATTGACTTTTTGGTTCAAGACATGGAAACTGGGG ATGGGAAGTCTCTTGTACACACCCTTCAG ACACAGTATATTCATCAACTTGTTCAGTCGAGAATGTTTGTGGAAGAGGATCCCTTGGTTGATTTGTATAAGTGTCTGC ATTCGTTTTGCCTTTCTCTTCAGCTGCAAGTCCTTCATTTTCAG GCAAAGCAATTGATCAGAGAGCGATGGGGAGAAAATGTACGAATTGAGGAGTATTCCATTGGAAAGAAACTGGTGATCTCTTATTGGAG GTCCAAAGGTCAGCAACGTCAAAAAACAG TTTACAAAATGACAATTTGTGGAGACGCAACTGATAGTCCAAACTGCCTTTGTGTTCAGCATTTTCCCGCTCTTCCTTCTGAGTTTATGGTGGAGTCCATCTCTAAAGTTACC CCTGGTGATCTGTACATTGAAAAGCTGTTGACGCACACCATCAAAGCACAATCCAATGTAAAGCTCAAG GAATTACTAAAGCTGGTATCCAAGGATTCTTCGTTTGGTTCTCAAG TAACAACAGATGGGACATCTCCAAGTCTTGCTATACAGGTGTCTCCTAACCCCACTCCGGCAGAGATTATCATTGTAGCAGTTGGAAAAAGGACTGGTTGCTTTCAGGTCTCCCTAGGCAATGGTCAAG AGTCTGGTATCTGTGCTGAACTGGGGAACGCACTGGAATCTCACGTAGCCCAGTTTGTCAGTGTGCTTAATGATGCAAG ATGTCAGTTATATGTTCAAAGGTACCTGAGGTCCACTTTGCAACTTCCCGTCACTGTGTCACTGTCATTACCAGTGGTTAATTCGTCCGAGCATACGCGGCTTGCTCAGCTCAGCAGACACAAACTTTTCGTTCGGTTCAGACACTACCCCAATTATTGCCTG GTGGTTGAAGTGTGTTTCGAGGAAGGCTCAAAGGATGTCAGCACCAAGTATCATCTATTGCAAATCAAGCCTTCATTTGGTGAAGACACCACTCACCCAATCACATCGACTGATTCTGCCAGCGATAATCAGCAAGCCAAAAGAGTTGAGGTAAAGAAGGAAGGCAGGAAAAGTCAGGAGCGGTCAAGGCCGAGCTGTGAGGGAACATGGAACACGGTGACAGAGGTCAGTCAGAAAAGACGCCCTCTCTTCGTGACTGCTGGTCATATGGTGACATTGGATCCCAAAAAGTTAACTGACTTTGCTGGAACGCCTCTTTCAG GGATGCTGTGGGAAAACGAGGAAGGTGCGAAAAGAAAACGATCG CTTGAGTctgctgaaaaggaaaatcatttagtcaaaagacaaaaaacaactACAGATGTTTTGGAGGACGGAAGAAACAATTCATCTTATGTCCCTACCTTTGGTCATATGGTTTCTATTTGTCACTCAAGAATTCCATTTATTCAGCTTCGTGAAGAG CTAGGGCGACACAGGATCATTTACCAAGGTCTGACATCGGAAGCCGGTGTTGGTCTCGCTCTAAGACTTTCCAACCTTCCTCTCCCGAAAGATTGCGATCCAACCCTCGTATCATCGCTCCAACCCAGTGTCCTAGACTGTGTACTACGATTCCCTGGGGAATCTCACCGAACATGTCTCATGGAAATGATCATAGATAACTGTCCTCTGGAAGGAATGTTTGTCAGTGAGAAGGATAGAACGAGACACGTACTGTTTGAGTATAGCGCAGAGCAGAATACGGAATATAAAGGAGAGGATGCTGGAGAGAACTGGGCCCGATCTGTTGTTAATAAGCTGTTGAATGACTGGTGTAGCGTATGCAAACTGTATCAACATGCGAGTGAACTGGACGTCTTTCTCAATG ATTCGCAAAGCCATTTTCGTCACATGTGTCGTGTATATTCCTACAACTACAAGCAGCTCACGCTTCAGTATGACCCCGACAAACAGAGTTTG GTGACTTTTGAGTGGTCCATTGCGCAATCGCAGTTTGTGTTAACCTTTGGTTATTGTGGCTCGAGTCTTAGTGCCAATCCTCACTGCATCACTGGCAAACAACTTCAACAAGAGTTCAACAAGCATCAAAGCCTTCCATACATTGTTCAG ATCCTTCATAACACATTCCGCCCACTTGCAGCCATAGCTAAATTTAGCACAAAACCTCTGCTTGGTGTCATACCTAAT cgcCCGAACATCGCGTTTAGAAAGTTTGCTGTCCTTCCTCAATCGTCCACACTTCTTTTACTGATTTTCAGAAACTG TTACGCACTGGAAATTTGCTTCCGAGGGAAGAATCTTGTCGCCATCAGAG ATGCTTCGCACAGCATTGCTGATCCCAGCAAGACCAAACCTGGTTTTCTCCCAATTCAAAACCTAAAG ACTTTTCTTCAATTGTACGTGGATGAAGTGGCCAAAGTTGGAGGAATAACTTCCCGGCATGCCTCCACCGCAGATAACGAAGACCCGCCGTCACCCATCACCATGGAAACCGATACGTCCGTCATAGAACCTCAATTTATGTCACCGCAGTCGATGCCCAGTGGGCCGAATCTTGGTGCATCACCCATAATCTCGCGCACCTCGCCTCAGGCTTCCTCTACTTCAGTGAATGTGCCATCTCCTTTCTCTGCTTCTCCCAGTCTGAGCAGTCCTGGTAACATATACGGTGTAGGGTCGCCAG GGCCCTGGCCCATGTCTCCACAGTTCTCCACCACAGGGCAGACGGCAAAGTACAG ACCCTCGCCAAGTTCCCAAACTTCCTCAGGAAGTGGGCTGAAACAACCGACAACCCCACCAAGACCGCTGACCGCTCGAACTTGGGCCTCCACTACTCCAACTATCTTGTCTCATGCAGCATTTTCCAAATTGTGTGCGCCAAACCCTGTGTCCTCAACTTCAAGGCGTGGTCTCCCGGTTATGGTGTCCTCACTTGAAAAGTTCTTATGCTGTATCTACTTGAAACGTCATCTTATGCGGGTCATTCAGAATGAAGAACTT CTAAGCTTGGTGCGTAATGAACTAAGTTGTGTGATGTTTAAAGTGACCCCTCCTTCTTCAAGCATTCAACCTTGTACCAATCTGCAGTACGTGGTAAACCTGGATACAACTCTCACTGCACTTCGCCTCAGCGTCAAACCACCGCACGGACAAG AGGCGTCATGGAAGGACGAACTAGCTACACTTGAGCGGTTTTTCGAAACGAGG GTTATTCGTGCGCCATACAAGGCAAGCGCCATATCAACATTTGTTCGCCTCCTTGGTGCCCCACCCAATATATTGCGCGATTGCATAAAGATCATGAAGTTAGAAATG AATCATGATCCTACCAAGTTAAAATGGCGAGTGGAATGGTGCCTCAGCATCCCACCTAATGCCCCAGAAATCTTAGGTCGTGGAGGACCAGCAGTGGTCCTTAAGGCTAAGATGCTATTTTTT ATTCAATTGAGCAAACCTATTCCGTTGTCGCCGTGTGGAGAGGAACAGGTTGTAGTAGTTCCCATTCTTCACGAAATACAAAACAACACGGTCCAACAGGCAGAAGTGGCTCAGGGCTCCACGGCCAGTTCCTCTGAAATTTCAACTAATGCTGCCATTGTTAGTGCGACCTTGAAACGATGGAATGAAATGACGCCGAGAACTG GTGAATGCACAATATTTCCAGCTGTATTGGAGCTCGCAAGGAACCTAGACATTCCTTCGTAA